Proteins found in one Labrenzia sp. VG12 genomic segment:
- the pgeF gene encoding peptidoglycan editing factor PgeF, producing MKLESDALKLDGLAHGFFTREGGVSEGIYADLNIGLGSDDRREHVLENRNRVAATFGTGAAQLVSPYQIHSPDVIVVDAPFAADADRKADALVTATTGLVLGISTADCGPVLFADPEAGVIGAAHAGWKGAVSGVLQNTVAAMEGLGASRANITAVLGPTISQAAYEVGPEFHARFWQEDSDNAAYFRASEKPDHFMFDLPAFITARLASLGLKTVSDMALCTYSDEQRFFSYRRTTHRREPDYGRQISAIAIL from the coding sequence ATGAAACTTGAATCGGATGCCCTGAAACTGGACGGCCTCGCGCACGGCTTCTTCACGCGCGAAGGCGGTGTTTCCGAAGGCATCTATGCCGACCTCAATATCGGTCTGGGCTCCGACGACAGGCGTGAGCATGTTCTTGAGAACAGAAACCGGGTTGCGGCGACATTCGGCACCGGCGCAGCGCAGCTGGTCTCGCCCTATCAGATCCATTCACCGGACGTGATTGTGGTCGATGCGCCCTTTGCCGCGGATGCAGACCGCAAGGCCGATGCCCTGGTGACCGCGACCACCGGTCTCGTTCTGGGCATTTCCACGGCCGATTGCGGCCCGGTTCTTTTCGCCGATCCGGAAGCTGGTGTGATCGGCGCGGCACATGCCGGCTGGAAAGGCGCGGTATCAGGTGTCTTGCAGAACACCGTAGCGGCCATGGAAGGTCTTGGAGCCTCCAGAGCCAACATCACCGCGGTTCTCGGACCGACCATCTCGCAAGCCGCCTATGAAGTCGGACCTGAATTCCATGCACGGTTTTGGCAAGAAGACAGTGACAACGCGGCCTATTTTAGGGCCTCCGAAAAGCCGGACCATTTCATGTTCGACCTGCCGGCCTTCATCACGGCCAGGCTTGCGTCCCTGGGATTGAAGACGGTCTCCGACATGGCGCTCTGCACCTATTCCGACGAACAACGGTTCTTCTCCTACCGCCGGACAACTCACCGGCGGGAACCGGACTACGGCCGCCAAATCAGCGCAATCGCGATTCTTTGA
- a CDS encoding Xaa-Pro peptidase family protein, with the protein MALHFTETEFANRFDRLKAVMEAEKLDAMLLFAQESMYWLTGYDTFGFCFFQCLVVTADGRKVLLTRSADERQAKHTSNIEDIRIWIDRGAASPVGQLKEMLFDMDLLGSRLGIEYDTHGMTGRIALQINEELSSFADIRDASPLVPELRAVKSAEEIAYVRKAAELGDKAYHAALDEIRPGADEGRILSAMQGAIFEGGGDYPGNEFIIGSGRDALLCRYKAGRRTLSDQDQITLEWAGTYRHYHAALMRTVVIGTPTDRHQEMYLATREALAAVETQLVPGKTFGDVFDAHAERMDHHGMMPHRLNACGYSLGARFTPSWMDMPMAYKANPAEVKPNMVIFMHMILMDSITGTAMTLGQTYLTGEGAPECLSTLPLDLPVKSG; encoded by the coding sequence ATGGCCCTTCATTTTACCGAAACCGAATTCGCGAACCGCTTTGACCGGCTCAAGGCGGTCATGGAAGCGGAAAAACTCGATGCCATGTTGCTGTTTGCGCAGGAGAGCATGTACTGGCTGACCGGCTACGACACGTTTGGCTTCTGCTTCTTTCAGTGCCTGGTGGTCACCGCCGACGGCCGCAAGGTGTTGCTGACCCGCTCCGCCGACGAGCGTCAGGCCAAGCACACGTCCAACATCGAGGACATCCGCATCTGGATTGATCGCGGTGCGGCCAGTCCGGTTGGTCAGTTGAAGGAAATGCTGTTCGACATGGACCTGCTCGGCAGCCGGCTGGGCATCGAATACGACACCCACGGCATGACCGGCAGGATCGCCCTTCAGATCAACGAGGAACTGTCGAGTTTTGCCGACATCCGGGACGCCTCGCCGCTCGTTCCGGAGCTTCGTGCCGTCAAGAGTGCGGAAGAGATCGCCTATGTCCGCAAGGCGGCCGAACTTGGCGACAAGGCCTATCACGCCGCGCTCGACGAAATCCGTCCGGGAGCCGACGAGGGCCGCATCCTGTCTGCCATGCAGGGCGCGATCTTTGAAGGCGGCGGTGATTATCCGGGCAACGAGTTCATCATCGGGTCCGGCCGGGACGCACTGTTGTGCCGCTACAAGGCCGGCCGGCGCACGCTTTCCGACCAGGACCAGATCACCCTGGAATGGGCGGGAACCTACCGGCACTATCATGCCGCGCTGATGCGCACCGTGGTCATCGGCACTCCCACCGACCGGCACCAGGAAATGTACCTGGCGACCCGCGAGGCGCTTGCAGCTGTCGAAACCCAGCTGGTCCCAGGAAAGACCTTCGGCGATGTCTTCGACGCCCATGCCGAACGCATGGATCATCACGGCATGATGCCTCACCGGCTGAACGCCTGTGGCTATTCGCTGGGCGCGCGGTTCACGCCGAGCTGGATGGACATGCCCATGGCCTACAAGGCGAACCCGGCCGAAGTGAAGCCGAACATGGTCATTTTCATGCACATGATCCTGATGGATTCCATCACCGGCACAGCCATGACCCTCGGCCAGACCTATCTGACCGGTGAGGGCGCGCCGGAATGCTTATCCACGCTGCCTCTCGACCTGCCGGTCAAGTCAGGCTAA
- a CDS encoding ribose-phosphate pyrophosphokinase yields the protein MKIVAGNSNRALAEEISKYLDAPLAKCQVRRFADQEIFVEIQENVRGEDVFVVQSTSYPANDHLMELLIIIDALRRSSARRITAVLPYFGYARQDRRASGRTPISAKLVSNLITEAGADRVLTMDLHAGQIQGFFDIPTDNLFAAPVMTRDIKERYATDNVMVVSPDVGGVVRARALAKRIEAPLSIVDKRRDKPGESEVMNIIGDVNGFDCILVDDIVDSGGTLCNAADALLAKGAKSVTAYITHGVLSGGAVARVTSSKLKELVITNSIEPTAAIDAAANIRAISIAPLIGEAINRTALEKSVSSLFS from the coding sequence ATGAAGATCGTCGCGGGCAATTCCAACCGAGCCCTGGCTGAGGAAATCTCCAAATATCTGGACGCTCCTCTTGCCAAATGCCAGGTCCGGCGGTTTGCCGACCAGGAAATCTTCGTAGAAATCCAAGAAAACGTGCGCGGCGAAGACGTCTTCGTCGTGCAGTCGACCAGCTACCCGGCAAATGACCACCTGATGGAACTGCTCATCATCATCGATGCGCTGCGCCGTTCCTCCGCCCGCCGGATCACCGCCGTTCTGCCCTATTTCGGTTATGCCCGCCAGGACCGGCGCGCCTCCGGCCGGACACCGATTTCGGCCAAGCTGGTCTCCAACCTGATCACCGAAGCCGGCGCAGACAGGGTCCTGACCATGGATCTCCATGCCGGTCAGATCCAGGGTTTCTTCGACATTCCGACCGACAACCTTTTTGCCGCGCCGGTCATGACCCGCGACATCAAGGAACGCTACGCCACCGACAATGTCATGGTGGTCTCTCCGGATGTGGGCGGTGTGGTCAGAGCCCGTGCGCTGGCCAAGCGTATCGAAGCTCCGCTCTCGATCGTCGACAAGCGCCGCGACAAGCCTGGAGAGTCGGAAGTTATGAACATCATCGGCGATGTGAACGGCTTCGACTGCATTCTGGTTGACGACATCGTCGACAGCGGCGGCACGCTGTGCAACGCAGCCGACGCTCTGCTGGCCAAGGGGGCCAAGTCGGTCACGGCCTATATCACCCACGGTGTTCTGTCCGGCGGTGCCGTTGCGCGCGTCACCTCCTCCAAGCTGAAGGAACTGGTGATCACCAACTCCATCGAGCCGACCGCAGCCATCGACGCCGCCGCCAACATCCGCGCCATCTCGATCGCCCCGTTGATCGGCGAAGCAATCAACCGCACGGCCCTGGAAAAATCGGTCTCGAGCCTGTTCAGCTGA
- a CDS encoding BMP family protein, which produces MINSKPFSRARRALLSAALAVTVTAGLAYSPVQAADPIKVAAIYTVPVEQQWVSRIDKALKAAQERGEITYTFSENVANTDYERVMREYAEQGMDLVVGEAFAVERAARKVAAEYPETAFLMGSSFGPAKPNFAVFDNWIHEPSYLSGMIAGATTKSNVIGMVGGYAIPEVNRLMHAFMDGATSVNPDVKFLVTFINSWYDPPKAKESAFAMIDKGADILYAERFGVSDAAKEKGILAIGNVIDTAGDYPGTILSSALWHMEPTIDKAVGAVVEGSFEPADYGPYSFMSYGGGSFIVDESLAPADAVAAAKEKEQEILDGLFRVNVNDSEPKSTM; this is translated from the coding sequence ATGATCAATTCAAAACCGTTTTCGAGGGCCCGCCGGGCCTTGTTGTCGGCTGCGCTGGCCGTCACAGTTACTGCTGGGCTTGCCTATTCGCCTGTCCAGGCCGCCGACCCGATCAAGGTCGCTGCGATCTACACCGTTCCGGTCGAGCAGCAATGGGTCAGCCGCATCGACAAGGCCCTCAAGGCCGCCCAGGAACGCGGCGAGATCACCTACACCTTCTCAGAGAACGTCGCCAACACCGACTATGAGCGCGTCATGCGCGAATATGCCGAACAGGGCATGGATCTTGTTGTCGGCGAAGCCTTTGCCGTGGAACGCGCTGCGCGCAAAGTCGCAGCCGAATACCCGGAAACGGCTTTCCTGATGGGCTCTTCCTTCGGACCGGCCAAGCCGAACTTCGCCGTCTTCGACAACTGGATCCATGAACCGAGCTATCTCTCGGGCATGATTGCCGGCGCCACCACCAAGTCCAACGTGATCGGCATGGTCGGCGGTTACGCCATTCCGGAAGTGAACCGGCTGATGCATGCCTTCATGGACGGCGCAACCTCCGTCAACCCGGACGTGAAGTTCCTGGTGACCTTCATCAACTCCTGGTACGACCCGCCCAAGGCCAAGGAATCCGCATTTGCCATGATCGACAAGGGTGCCGACATTCTCTACGCAGAACGTTTCGGCGTTTCCGACGCCGCCAAGGAGAAGGGCATCCTGGCCATCGGCAATGTGATCGACACGGCCGGCGATTATCCCGGAACGATCCTCTCCTCCGCGCTGTGGCACATGGAGCCGACCATCGACAAGGCTGTCGGCGCCGTCGTTGAGGGCAGCTTCGAACCTGCCGACTACGGTCCCTACAGCTTCATGTCCTATGGCGGCGGCAGCTTCATCGTCGACGAAAGCCTGGCACCGGCCGACGCGGTTGCGGCAGCCAAGGAAAAGGAACAGGAGATCCTCGACGGTCTGTTCCGCGTCAACGTCAACGACAGCGAACCGAAATCCACCATGTAA